The sequence TTATATGCGGTAGGGAAAATTCCAGGTGGATTTATTAAACGTGAAGGCAGACCTAGTGAAAAGGCTATTCTGTCTTGCCGTCTGACTGACCGTCCAATTCGTCCTTTGTTCCCAGAAGGCTTCCGTAATGACGTGCAGGTATTGAATATGGTCATGAGTGTGGACCAGGACTGCTCACCGGAAATTGCTGCTATGATTGGTACTTCTGCGGCACTGAGTATTTCTGATGTTCCTTTTAGTGGTCCAATCGGAGGCGTGGCTGTAGGCCGGGTCAACGGAGAGTTTGTAATTAATCCTGATATTGCTCAACAAGCTGCAAGTGATCTATATCTGGTTGTTGCAGGTACCTATAACGCTATCATGATGGTAGAAGCGGAAGCTAATGAATTAACGGAAGATGTTATGCTCGAAGCGATCATGTTCGGACATGAAGAAATCCGTAAGATTGTAACAACCATTGAAGAACTGGTGAAGCTAGCTGGTAAAGAAAAGATGGCTGTGAAGCTGCATGCAGTGGATGCTGTTGTGAATACTGAAGTTCGTGTTTTTGCAGAAAGCCGCTTGGTGGATGCAGTGAAAATTGCTGAGAAGCATGCTCGTCAGGAAGCTATAGATGTTGTGAACGATGAAGCGGTAGCGTATTTCGCGGAGAAATACATAGAAGCGCCGGAACTTCTAAAAGATGTCAAAGAAGCATTGCATGACATCGTTAAAGAAGAAGTAAGACGTCTCATTACCCATGATAAAGTTCGTCCAGATGGTCGTAAGCTTGACGAAATTCGTCCAATTGAATGTGACACAGGTCTGCTGCCACGTACACATGGCTCCGGTCTGTTTACTCGCGGTCAGACTCAAGTACTCAGCGTATGTACGCTTGGTGCATTGGGTGATGTGCAAATTCTGGATGGTATCGATCTGGCCGAAACGAAACGGTTTATGCATCATTACAACTTCCCTCCGTTCAGCGTAGGTGAAGCCCGTCCACTAAGAGCACCAGGTCGTCGTGAAATTGGTCACGGAGCATTGGGCGAACGTGCGTTGTCCAAGGTTATTCCTAGTGAAACCGAATTCCCTTACACTATTCGTCTGGTATCTGAAGCTATTGAATCTAATGGTTCTACTTCCCAAGCAAGTATCTGTGCCAGCATATTGGCAATGATGGATGCAGGTGTACCAATCAAAGCACCGGTTGCCGGAGTAGCTATGGGTCTCATTAAGGATGGAGATCACGTTTCGATCCTGACTGATATTCAAGGCATGGAAGATCACCTTGGCGATATGGACTTTAAGGTAGCAGGAACAGCAGAAGGAATTACGGCTATTCAGATGGACATTAAGATTGATGGCATCGACCGTAAAATTCTGCAGGACGCATTGCAGCAGGCTAAAGAGGGACGTTTGTTCATCTTAGACAAAATGCTTGAAGTGATTGCAGAACCAAGACCTAACCTGTCCAAATACGCTCCAAAGATTATTATCATCAACATTAACCCGGACAAAATCCGTGATGTTATTGGTGCTGGCGGTAAGATTATTAACAAGATCATCGAAGAAACCGGCGTGAAAATTGACATCGAACAGGATGGCCGTGTATTCATCGGTTCTTCTAATGAAGAAATGATCCAAAAGGCTCGTTCTATTATCGAAGGCATTGTGCGTGAAGTGCAAGTCGGCGAGATCTATGTGGGTACAGTAAGACGTATCGAGAAATTCGGGGCGTTTGTCGAACTGATTCCAGGCAAAGATGGTTTGGTGCACATTTCCCAACTGTCTACTGAACGCGTAGCTAACGTAGAAGATGTTGTAGCCATCGGTGATAAGATCACTGTAAAGGTCACCGAAATTGATCAGCAGGGTCGCGTCAACTTGTCGCGCAAAGCTGTACTGACCTCGGAAAGCGGAGCTAAGGCATAAGATTGTTTTAGTCCAAACTGAATGTTTAAAAAGAGACAGAGACGAATGCGTTCTGGCTCTTTTTTTTAAAATATAAGACACCCATGCCGCTGCGCGGCATCACTGAGGAATGAAAATATTGTCTATACTGGTTACTGGGCTGGCGAAGGTAGGTCGGAAATTCTTGGTGTCACGAACCCGCATATAAGACGGACCCCAACGACCCGGTGCATCACAGATTGTTGCTCCCTACGGGGAAGCACGCAGGGCAGAATAACCTTAGCATTGGTCTTTGCACCAGCCTTAATTACCGCCAGCAGGCAGGAGACGCAAACCGTGGAAATACTCATTGAACGTTGCTGTGGATTGGATGTGCACAAGAAGAGTATCACAGCATGTATCATCACCTCGAAAGGAAAGGAGATTCGGAGTTTTGAAACATTGACTCGTCGGCTGATTGATCTGGTAGATTGGATCAAAAGCGAACGGTGCACCCATGTCGCGATGGAGAGTACCGGAGATTACTGGAAACCCATTTATAATCTGCTAGAAATGGAAGACCTTGAGCCACTGGTCGTAAACGCCCAGCATATCAAAGCCGTGCCAGGACGCAAAACGGACGTGAAAGATGCAGAATGGATAGCGAAATTACTCCGGCATGGGTTGGTGCAAGGCAGCTACATTCCGAATCGGGATCAACGAGAACTTCGGGAAATTATCCGTTATCGCCGAAGTATCATTGAAGAACGCACGCGTGAAGTGAACCGGCTGCAAAAGGTACTAGAAGGCGGCAATATCAAACTTTCGTCGGTAGCGTCTAATGTGCTAGGCGTGTCTGGACGAAACATGCTGGAAGCGATGATTCAAGGAGAAAGTGATCCGTCCATCCTGGCTGACTTTGCGCAAAAGAAGTTAAAGGCCAAGAAAGAGCAATTGAAACTTGCACTGGAGGGAAGCCTAGGTCCCCATCAATTATTAATGCTGGAAAAACAGTTGTCGCATATCGACCAATTGAATGAGTTAATCACGGAACTGGATGAAGAGATCGAGCGCCGAATGAGCCCTTTTGCTGAGGATCTGAAGTTGTTGGATACCATCCCCGGTGTCGGTAAGCGAACCGCTGAGCAAATTCTGGCGGAAATTGGGACAGACATGACACGGTTTCCAAGTGCAGGACATTTATGTTCCTGGGCAGGGATGACTCCAGGTCACGATGAAAGTGCGGGGAAGAAGAGATCCGCCAAAACCCGAAAAGGGAACAAAAAACTACGAAGTGCACTCGTAGAATCAGCGCGAGCCGCAGGACGAAAAAAGAACACCTACCTGTCGGCGCAATATCACCGAATTGCAGGCAGGCGAGGGAAAAACAGAGCGGCCGTGGCCGTTGGACACAGCATTTTAGCGATTGTATACATCTTGTTAACGCGAAGACAAGAATATAAGGAACTAGGATTTGACTACTTCGACCAACGAAACCACGATATGGTAATGAACCGTTCTATTAAACGTTTGGAATCCTTGGGATACCAAGTGAATCTGAGTGAGCAAACGGCCTGACGGCCGAAATTAAAAAAACAAAACATGGGGTTTGTTTTCGTATGCGTAATTTTAGTGTTCTAGAGCAATTTTATTTTCAGGGCAGAAATTATATGTTCCACCCAATAACTTATCCTTACATTTCTCGAAGAAACGGATGCCATCCATAGAAGGACGGCGAATCCGTTTCTTCTTGATTAAGATTAGGTATCCGTTCTTGTGCATATTTTCTTCTGAAGGCTCATAGGCTGGGACTAGCGTCATAGTGGTTGTACACTAATTGATCAGTCTCTGCCGGGGAGGAAGTTTGTCATGAAGACGGAAAAAGCAGCGCTAGTGCTAGCCTGTATTGCCATAGTAATAGGAATTGGGAGCAGTCGTGGGCCCGTTAAGGATATGCTGGCTCAAATGAGGCTGCAGAGTGGAGTGCCTGTCTGGAGCAATGCTCCTAAGCAGCAGGATGATGCTCTGCGCAGGCAGATTGAGAGCGCAGCAGCCAAGCTTGCCGCAACTCCCGTAGATGCCACCGTTGACCGGGTTTGGAAGGCGATTCCAGGGTACAACGGGTTGGAGGTTGATGTCGAGACTACGTATCGGGATGCTCTTTTGCAGGGGAGGACTACCCCGGTCAAATATGTATATCGGCAGATCGCACCGAAGGTATCCCTTGATGATCTGGGAGCGCAGCCTATTTACCGGGGGAATCCGGCTAAACCGATGGTTTCGCTTATGATCAATGTGGCATGGGGGAACCAATATATTAAACCGATGCTGGATATTCTCGATGAGGAACAGGTGAAGGTTACCTTTTTTCTGGATGGCAGTTGGTTAAGCCATAATGTGGAGCTAGCCGCAGAAATGCTGAAGCGCGGACATGAAATGGAGAACCACGCCTATACACACCCGAATATGAGCACTTTAAGCCAGGACAGGGCCACTGCTGAAATTGAGAAAACGCAAAAGCTACTGAAGCAATCCCTTGGCGTGACCAATAAATGGTTTGCACCGCCTTCTGGTGATTTTGATCAGGAAACTGTGGAGATTGCCAGCAGGTTGGGCTTGAAAACGGTGCTGTGGACACTGGATACCGTCGATTGGCGCAATCCGA comes from Paenibacillus sp. 19GGS1-52 and encodes:
- the pnp gene encoding polyribonucleotide nucleotidyltransferase, with protein sequence MEQRVEMQLGGRRLVLETGRLAKQANAAVMVRYGDTAVLCTVTASKEPKDLDFFPLTVNYEEKLYAVGKIPGGFIKREGRPSEKAILSCRLTDRPIRPLFPEGFRNDVQVLNMVMSVDQDCSPEIAAMIGTSAALSISDVPFSGPIGGVAVGRVNGEFVINPDIAQQAASDLYLVVAGTYNAIMMVEAEANELTEDVMLEAIMFGHEEIRKIVTTIEELVKLAGKEKMAVKLHAVDAVVNTEVRVFAESRLVDAVKIAEKHARQEAIDVVNDEAVAYFAEKYIEAPELLKDVKEALHDIVKEEVRRLITHDKVRPDGRKLDEIRPIECDTGLLPRTHGSGLFTRGQTQVLSVCTLGALGDVQILDGIDLAETKRFMHHYNFPPFSVGEARPLRAPGRREIGHGALGERALSKVIPSETEFPYTIRLVSEAIESNGSTSQASICASILAMMDAGVPIKAPVAGVAMGLIKDGDHVSILTDIQGMEDHLGDMDFKVAGTAEGITAIQMDIKIDGIDRKILQDALQQAKEGRLFILDKMLEVIAEPRPNLSKYAPKIIIININPDKIRDVIGAGGKIINKIIEETGVKIDIEQDGRVFIGSSNEEMIQKARSIIEGIVREVQVGEIYVGTVRRIEKFGAFVELIPGKDGLVHISQLSTERVANVEDVVAIGDKITVKVTEIDQQGRVNLSRKAVLTSESGAKA
- a CDS encoding IS110 family transposase, with amino-acid sequence MEILIERCCGLDVHKKSITACIITSKGKEIRSFETLTRRLIDLVDWIKSERCTHVAMESTGDYWKPIYNLLEMEDLEPLVVNAQHIKAVPGRKTDVKDAEWIAKLLRHGLVQGSYIPNRDQRELREIIRYRRSIIEERTREVNRLQKVLEGGNIKLSSVASNVLGVSGRNMLEAMIQGESDPSILADFAQKKLKAKKEQLKLALEGSLGPHQLLMLEKQLSHIDQLNELITELDEEIERRMSPFAEDLKLLDTIPGVGKRTAEQILAEIGTDMTRFPSAGHLCSWAGMTPGHDESAGKKRSAKTRKGNKKLRSALVESARAAGRKKNTYLSAQYHRIAGRRGKNRAAVAVGHSILAIVYILLTRRQEYKELGFDYFDQRNHDMVMNRSIKRLESLGYQVNLSEQTA
- a CDS encoding polysaccharide deacetylase family protein — protein: MKTEKAALVLACIAIVIGIGSSRGPVKDMLAQMRLQSGVPVWSNAPKQQDDALRRQIESAAAKLAATPVDATVDRVWKAIPGYNGLEVDVETTYRDALLQGRTTPVKYVYRQIAPKVSLDDLGAQPIYRGNPAKPMVSLMINVAWGNQYIKPMLDILDEEQVKVTFFLDGSWLSHNVELAAEMLKRGHEMENHAYTHPNMSTLSQDRATAEIEKTQKLLKQSLGVTNKWFAPPSGDFDQETVEIASRLGLKTVLWTLDTVDWRNPTPESIIAKITAKVEPGTLILMHPTASSSKALRGMIRGIKGKGLKLGTVSQTLSAERLTPSTVE